In one window of Rhizobium oryzihabitans DNA:
- a CDS encoding ABC transporter substrate-binding protein yields MASACCMIFSMRICLLLCLCLCMASPALAQVAIFPAASGKADAETLVVYSSLDEPLATPMIEGFQKANPDIAVHYEDMLTGEIYDRIVKETDAGKKTADFAFSSAMDLQVKLSNDGYAQRSDLAMSARWPAWANWRNTAYALTFEPAVFVYHKPSFTTEKPPATRAEFVDYLERHAKEIHGRIATYDIERSGVGFLFMSRDQEQFGDIWSVIKAMGAAGVKVYSTSSAILERVSDGRFVLGYNILGSYAADWASRHPDVGIVLPKDYTVVMSRIGLVPEAAANPALGRRYLEFFMSKEGQTIMARQLQIPAVSPEVAGENTANTMQAIHGAQLRPVPVSPGLMVYLDQVKRSRLIERWNEALRSQ; encoded by the coding sequence ATGGCCAGCGCCTGCTGCATGATCTTTTCCATGCGTATCTGCCTTCTCCTCTGTCTCTGTCTTTGCATGGCCTCGCCCGCCCTTGCGCAAGTCGCCATCTTTCCGGCAGCCTCCGGCAAGGCGGATGCCGAGACGCTGGTGGTCTATTCCTCGCTGGATGAGCCGCTGGCAACGCCGATGATCGAAGGTTTCCAGAAGGCCAATCCCGATATCGCCGTCCATTATGAGGATATGCTGACGGGCGAGATTTATGACCGCATCGTGAAGGAAACCGATGCCGGCAAAAAGACCGCCGATTTCGCCTTTTCATCCGCCATGGATCTGCAGGTAAAACTGAGCAATGACGGTTATGCCCAGCGTTCTGACCTCGCCATGAGCGCCCGCTGGCCCGCCTGGGCCAACTGGCGCAATACTGCCTATGCGCTGACCTTCGAACCCGCAGTCTTCGTTTATCACAAGCCGAGCTTCACCACCGAAAAACCGCCCGCCACCCGTGCCGAATTCGTGGACTATCTCGAACGTCATGCAAAGGAAATCCACGGCCGCATCGCCACTTACGACATCGAACGCTCCGGTGTCGGCTTCCTGTTCATGTCACGGGATCAGGAACAGTTCGGCGATATATGGAGCGTCATCAAGGCCATGGGCGCGGCGGGCGTGAAGGTCTATTCCACCTCCTCGGCCATTCTCGAGCGCGTCTCCGACGGGCGCTTCGTGCTGGGCTACAATATTCTCGGTTCTTATGCGGCGGACTGGGCCTCGCGCCACCCCGATGTCGGCATCGTGCTGCCGAAAGACTATACTGTCGTCATGTCGCGCATCGGTCTGGTGCCGGAAGCCGCCGCCAATCCGGCGCTCGGCCGCCGTTATCTGGAATTCTTCATGTCGAAGGAAGGCCAGACGATCATGGCCCGGCAGCTGCAGATTCCCGCCGTCAGCCCGGAAGTGGCGGGCGAAAACACCGCCAACACCATGCAGGCCATCCACGGCGCACAATTGCGCCCCGTGCCCGTCAGCCCCGGGCTGATGGTCTATCTGGACCAGGTCAAGCGCAGCCGGCTGATCGAGCGCTGGAACGAGGCGTTGCGGTCGCAGTAG
- a CDS encoding response regulator — MRILLVEDNQVLSEGLSALLRGSGYAVDVVSDGASADAAIAAESFDLVILDLNLPEMDGIEVLRSMRSRQDKAAVLILTARGTPEEKVKGLDLGADDYMIKPFDITEFEARVRVLLRRNAGLRSSALSFGKVLFDLTSRTFSADGRPLDIPAREVALLEVLFMRAGKVVAKEAIVQSLTGFDDDISANAIEQYVSRLRKRLAPHGLTVKTARGIGYYLEKLPEMAE; from the coding sequence TTGCGTATTTTGCTGGTCGAGGACAATCAGGTGCTGTCGGAGGGGCTGTCGGCGCTTCTGCGCGGCAGCGGTTATGCGGTGGATGTGGTTTCCGATGGCGCTTCCGCCGATGCGGCGATTGCGGCGGAAAGCTTCGATCTGGTCATTCTCGATCTCAACCTGCCGGAAATGGACGGTATCGAGGTGCTGCGCTCCATGCGCTCGCGCCAGGACAAGGCGGCGGTGCTGATCCTGACGGCGCGCGGCACGCCGGAGGAAAAGGTCAAGGGGCTCGATCTTGGCGCTGACGACTACATGATCAAGCCTTTCGACATCACCGAATTCGAGGCGAGGGTGCGGGTGCTGCTGCGCCGCAATGCCGGTCTGCGCTCCTCGGCGCTGAGTTTCGGCAAGGTGCTGTTCGATCTCACATCGCGTACCTTTTCGGCGGATGGGCGCCCGCTCGATATTCCGGCGCGCGAGGTGGCGCTGCTCGAAGTGCTGTTCATGCGGGCCGGCAAGGTCGTTGCCAAGGAAGCCATCGTGCAGTCGCTGACCGGCTTCGACGACGATATTTCCGCCAATGCCATCGAGCAATATGTCAGCCGCCTGCGCAAGCGGCTCGCGCCCCACGGGTTGACGGTGAAGACGGCGCGCGGCATCGGTTATTATCTGGAAAAGCTGCCGGAGATGGCTGAATGA
- a CDS encoding sensor histidine kinase, with protein sequence MIQAAYSLRRRLLGWLLISTAIIGCVALTDTWREAVNTANVVSDRVLSGSALAIAERVVVAEDGSLEVDIPYVALEMLTSAAQDRVFYRVDGPNGQFLTGYQNLPTVENPAGDTPAYRDAVFRDEPIRIAAIRRFASTGINSVPFSVTVAETTIARSQLAQAIILRSALRLLLMIVGAAIIVWIAVTISLRPLYRLSEAIAERSPNDLHPIRQSVPVEVENLVETVNSFMVRLQSALDALRHFTGNASHQLRTPLAIISTQLALSARAGSLEEAQAAALKGGASVAHAEHILAQLLRMANIDAAGSSEKHDFSAIDLVAVAQNVTADFVPRAAEAGIDLGFEGEGEATILAEPLLIGELIGNLVSNAINYAGRGAEVTVRVGRETGTVWLEVEDNGPGIPPEKRAMVRQRFARGEANAAPGAGLGLAIIEEIAGLFGGRLTLEDGAEGRGLRARVVFGGRGDA encoded by the coding sequence ATGATACAGGCCGCCTATTCGCTCAGGCGGCGTCTTTTAGGCTGGCTTCTCATCTCCACCGCCATCATCGGCTGCGTTGCGCTGACCGACACATGGCGCGAGGCGGTCAATACCGCCAATGTGGTCTCCGACCGGGTGCTCTCCGGTTCCGCACTCGCCATTGCAGAGCGGGTGGTGGTGGCCGAGGACGGTTCGCTGGAAGTCGACATTCCCTATGTCGCGCTGGAGATGCTGACATCCGCCGCGCAGGACCGGGTGTTTTACCGTGTCGATGGGCCGAACGGGCAATTCCTCACCGGTTACCAGAACCTGCCGACCGTGGAGAACCCGGCGGGTGATACCCCCGCCTATCGCGATGCGGTGTTTCGCGACGAGCCGATCCGCATCGCCGCCATCCGCCGTTTTGCCTCCACCGGCATCAATTCCGTACCCTTTTCCGTAACGGTTGCCGAAACCACCATTGCCCGCAGCCAGCTGGCGCAGGCGATCATCCTGCGCTCTGCGCTGCGCCTGCTGTTGATGATCGTCGGGGCGGCGATCATCGTCTGGATCGCGGTGACGATTTCGCTGCGCCCGCTTTACCGGCTCAGCGAAGCGATTGCCGAGCGCAGCCCGAACGACCTGCACCCCATCCGCCAATCCGTGCCGGTGGAGGTGGAAAACCTGGTGGAAACGGTCAATTCCTTCATGGTGCGGCTGCAATCGGCGCTTGATGCGCTCCGGCATTTTACCGGCAATGCCAGCCACCAGCTGCGCACGCCGCTTGCCATCATCAGCACCCAGCTTGCGCTTTCAGCCCGTGCGGGAAGTTTAGAGGAAGCGCAGGCGGCGGCGCTGAAGGGTGGGGCGTCCGTGGCCCATGCCGAACATATCCTCGCCCAGCTGCTGCGCATGGCCAATATCGATGCTGCCGGCTCCAGCGAAAAGCATGATTTTTCAGCGATCGATCTCGTGGCCGTTGCGCAGAATGTGACGGCCGATTTCGTGCCGCGTGCGGCGGAGGCCGGCATCGATCTCGGTTTCGAAGGCGAGGGCGAGGCGACCATTCTCGCCGAACCGCTCCTCATCGGCGAGCTGATCGGCAATCTCGTTTCCAACGCCATCAATTACGCCGGGCGCGGGGCGGAAGTCACCGTGCGTGTCGGCAGGGAGACGGGCACCGTCTGGCTGGAAGTGGAGGATAACGGCCCCGGCATTCCACCGGAAAAACGCGCCATGGTGCGCCAGCGCTTCGCCCGCGGCGAAGCCAACGCCGCCCCTGGCGCCGGCCTCGGCCTTGCCATCATCGAAGAGATCGCCGGGCTGTTCGGCGGGCGGCTGACACTGGAGGATGGCGCGGAGGGGCGTGGGCTGAGGGCGCGGGTGGTGTTCGGTGGGAGGGGGGACGCTTAA
- the purU gene encoding formyltetrahydrofolate deformylase gives MTSYVLTVACKSTRGIVAAISGYLAEKGCNIIDSSQFDDLETGKFFMRVSFISEEGATLQAITDGFQPVAEKFGMEARIYGDGQRMKTMLMVSRFGHCLNDLLYRWKIGALPIDIVGVVSNHFEYQKVVVNHDIPFHHIKVTKENKPRAEAQLMDLIETSGTELVVLARYMQVLSDDLCRKMSGQIINIHHSFLPSFKGANPYKQAYERGVKLIGATAHYVTADLDEGPIIEQDTVRITHAQSADDYVSLGRDVESQVLARAIHAHIHHRTFINGNRTVVFPPSPGSYASERMG, from the coding sequence ATGACATCCTATGTTCTGACAGTGGCCTGCAAATCGACCCGCGGCATCGTCGCCGCGATTTCCGGTTATCTGGCGGAAAAGGGCTGCAATATCATCGACAGTTCGCAGTTCGACGACCTCGAGACCGGCAAGTTCTTCATGCGCGTCTCCTTCATTTCCGAGGAAGGCGCGACGCTGCAGGCCATCACAGACGGCTTTCAGCCGGTGGCCGAAAAATTCGGCATGGAGGCGCGCATTTACGGCGACGGCCAGCGCATGAAGACAATGTTGATGGTGTCGCGCTTCGGCCATTGCCTCAACGACCTGCTCTACCGCTGGAAGATCGGCGCGCTGCCCATCGATATCGTCGGCGTCGTCTCCAACCATTTCGAATATCAGAAAGTGGTGGTCAACCACGACATTCCCTTCCACCACATCAAGGTGACGAAGGAGAACAAGCCCAGGGCCGAAGCGCAGCTGATGGACCTGATCGAGACGAGCGGCACCGAACTGGTGGTGCTCGCCCGTTACATGCAGGTGCTCTCCGACGACTTGTGCCGCAAGATGTCGGGCCAGATCATCAACATCCACCACTCCTTCCTCCCCTCCTTCAAGGGCGCCAACCCTTACAAGCAGGCCTATGAGCGCGGTGTGAAGCTGATCGGCGCGACGGCCCATTACGTCACCGCCGATCTCGACGAAGGCCCGATCATCGAGCAGGACACGGTGCGCATCACCCACGCCCAGAGCGCCGACGATTATGTCTCGCTCGGTCGCGATGTGGAAAGCCAGGTGCTGGCCCGCGCCATCCACGCCCATATCCACCACCGCACCTTCATCAACGGCAACCGCACCGTCGTCTTCCCGCCAAGCCCGGGAAGTTATGCTTCCGAGCGGATGGGGTAA
- a CDS encoding YbaY family lipoprotein, which translates to MNNRQPLLSRRSFAGLVALAPLFAAGGAAAAPASLRGSVSYRERIALPPGVTVTVRLIDVSLADAPSQTIAETTIRPRGQVPVPFVLRYDDRDIRARRTYALSAEIRDRDRLLFTTTRRYSVLTGGRDDTDLVLERVGAGPGRPEPEAGIDGRWLVQDIRGERVRGRREATLEISREGRVSGNAGCNGIGGEVKINRNRVDFGRMISTQMACAPDIMRQERQFIEALEGARSFRLEPRRGTLELIDGRGRAVMRLRRA; encoded by the coding sequence ATGAACAACCGCCAGCCACTTCTTTCGCGCCGCAGTTTCGCCGGGCTTGTCGCGCTTGCACCGCTTTTTGCAGCGGGCGGCGCAGCTGCCGCACCGGCAAGCCTGCGTGGCAGCGTATCCTATCGCGAGCGGATCGCCCTGCCCCCGGGCGTGACCGTCACCGTACGCCTTATCGATGTGTCGCTCGCGGATGCGCCTTCGCAGACGATCGCCGAAACGACCATCCGTCCGCGCGGGCAGGTGCCCGTGCCCTTCGTGCTGCGTTATGACGACCGCGATATCCGCGCCCGCCGCACCTATGCGCTGAGCGCCGAAATCCGCGACCGCGACCGGCTGCTTTTCACCACCACCCGCCGTTATTCGGTGCTGACCGGCGGTCGCGACGATACCGACCTCGTGCTTGAGCGCGTTGGGGCAGGCCCGGGCAGGCCGGAGCCGGAAGCCGGTATCGACGGACGCTGGCTGGTGCAGGACATTCGCGGCGAACGGGTTCGCGGCCGCCGTGAGGCGACGCTGGAAATTTCCCGCGAAGGCCGCGTTTCCGGCAATGCCGGCTGCAACGGCATCGGCGGTGAAGTGAAGATCAACCGCAACCGCGTCGATTTCGGCCGGATGATTTCCACACAGATGGCCTGCGCACCCGATATCATGCGCCAGGAACGGCAATTCATCGAAGCGCTGGAAGGCGCCCGTTCCTTCCGGCTGGAGCCGCGCCGGGGCACGCTGGAGTTGATCGACGGCCGCGGCCGTGCGGTCATGCGGCTGCGCCGCGCCTGA
- the hutX gene encoding heme utilization cystosolic carrier protein HutX produces the protein MSIAAQKTDDRQARAAAALAEKPDGIVEAIAAKAEVTPAEILAILPEGAAVSAPADRFDAIWNEMRGWGEVLMIVQTGDIVLEVPGELPEGSESHGWFNIHGDSPIGGHIKKDNCAGITFVDRGFHGRRSCSVWFMNAAGGAMFKIFVRRDENKELRVEQLVKFEALRDGLPG, from the coding sequence ATGAGCATTGCAGCCCAAAAGACCGACGACCGGCAGGCCCGCGCCGCCGCAGCACTCGCCGAAAAGCCTGACGGTATCGTGGAAGCCATCGCCGCCAAGGCCGAGGTGACGCCTGCCGAGATTCTGGCGATCCTGCCCGAGGGTGCGGCCGTTTCCGCGCCCGCCGACCGCTTCGACGCGATCTGGAACGAGATGCGCGGTTGGGGCGAAGTCCTGATGATCGTCCAGACCGGCGATATCGTGCTGGAAGTGCCGGGCGAGTTGCCGGAAGGCAGTGAAAGCCACGGCTGGTTCAACATCCATGGCGACAGTCCCATCGGCGGTCACATCAAGAAGGACAATTGCGCCGGCATTACTTTCGTCGATCGCGGCTTTCATGGCCGCCGCTCCTGTTCCGTCTGGTTCATGAATGCCGCCGGCGGCGCCATGTTCAAGATTTTCGTCCGCCGCGACGAAAACAAGGAACTGCGGGTCGAACAACTGGTGAAGTTCGAAGCGCTGCGGGACGGTTTGCCCGGCTGA
- a CDS encoding antibiotic biosynthesis monooxygenase family protein gives MFIAMNRFRVVPGYEETFESIWRERKSHLSELPGYIEFHMLKGPKADDHTLYASHTVWATKDDFLAWTKSEQFRAAHAKAGENRGKVEYLSGPHFEGFDVIIHEDKNGERRSIAA, from the coding sequence ATGTTTATCGCAATGAACCGTTTTCGCGTCGTTCCGGGTTACGAAGAAACCTTCGAATCCATCTGGCGCGAGCGTAAATCGCATCTGAGCGAATTGCCGGGCTATATCGAATTCCACATGCTGAAGGGCCCGAAGGCGGACGACCATACGCTTTATGCCTCGCACACCGTCTGGGCCACCAAGGACGATTTCCTCGCCTGGACAAAATCCGAACAGTTCCGCGCCGCCCACGCCAAGGCAGGCGAAAACCGCGGCAAGGTCGAATATCTCTCAGGCCCGCATTTCGAAGGTTTCGACGTCATCATTCATGAAGACAAGAACGGCGAACGCCGCTCGATTGCCGCCTGA
- a CDS encoding heme/hemin ABC transporter substrate-binding protein: protein MLNFRLRPFVFAALIAVAAPGAQASDKSNPEAKRIVAVGGTVTEILYALGAEDRIVARDSTSSYPADALSKPDIGYMRALSSEGILSQKPDLILSEDGSGPADVIAILKASAVPFVTVDTPPSGEAIAKKIEDVGAAVGLSDKAKALAAETKAGLDALAKDVSAVPEKNRKRVLFVLSSAGGRIMAAGKDTEAAAIIEMAGGINAAQEISGYKPLTDEAVIASAPDVVLTMARGDHAAKAAEIFALPAFQSTPAAASKALISMDGLYLIGFGPRTPAAGRELANKLYPEAVKP from the coding sequence ATGTTGAACTTTCGCCTTCGTCCGTTCGTTTTCGCCGCCCTCATCGCCGTTGCCGCGCCGGGTGCGCAAGCCTCGGACAAGAGCAATCCGGAAGCGAAACGCATCGTTGCAGTGGGCGGCACGGTGACGGAAATCCTTTATGCGCTGGGCGCTGAAGACCGCATCGTGGCGCGCGACAGCACCAGCAGCTATCCGGCGGATGCGCTTTCGAAGCCCGATATTGGCTATATGCGGGCGCTGTCGTCGGAGGGCATTCTGTCGCAGAAGCCCGATCTCATCCTGTCGGAAGACGGTTCCGGCCCGGCGGATGTCATCGCCATCCTCAAGGCCAGCGCGGTGCCTTTCGTCACCGTCGATACCCCGCCGAGCGGCGAGGCTATTGCGAAGAAGATCGAGGATGTCGGTGCGGCGGTCGGTCTTTCCGACAAGGCGAAGGCGCTGGCCGCAGAGACCAAAGCCGGGCTGGACGCGCTGGCCAAGGATGTGTCGGCCGTGCCTGAAAAGAACAGGAAGCGTGTGCTCTTCGTGCTTTCCAGCGCCGGCGGCCGCATCATGGCGGCGGGCAAGGACACCGAAGCAGCCGCAATCATCGAGATGGCCGGCGGCATCAATGCCGCGCAGGAAATCAGCGGTTACAAGCCGCTCACGGATGAGGCAGTCATTGCCTCAGCACCGGACGTGGTGTTGACCATGGCGCGTGGCGACCATGCCGCCAAGGCAGCCGAGATTTTTGCGCTTCCCGCCTTCCAGTCCACGCCGGCTGCTGCAAGCAAGGCACTCATCAGCATGGACGGGCTTTATCTCATCGGTTTCGGCCCACGCACCCCGGCCGCCGGTCGTGAACTGGCGAACAAGCTTTACCCGGAGGCGGTGAAGCCGTGA
- a CDS encoding FecCD family ABC transporter permease, with protein sequence MSLAVLSSTEGAAPGDRSRQGAITLAVLVGILLFACGVSLVSGPTGVGISELWAYLTGGAAELDARDRVILEAVRLPRTALGMLIGAGLGVSGAMMQGLFRNPLADPGIVGVTSGAALFAVAAISLGEGALATVAVFFGPHFLPLMAFFGGLLNTWVLYLIATKDGATSTTTLILAGIAVAAISGALTGLMIFVADDRALRDITFWSLGSLGGATPAKVLATLPFIVIVLAIIPFVARGLDALILGDAAAFHMGIPVQRLKRVVILAVAAACGASVAAAGSIGFVGIVVPHLLRLAIGPSHRFLLPASALGGAALLLLADSFARTVAAPAELPIGVVTALIGAPVFLFLLLGRGGFSMRNMP encoded by the coding sequence GTGAGCCTCGCCGTCTTGAGTTCCACCGAAGGCGCCGCACCGGGTGACAGGTCCCGTCAGGGTGCCATCACCCTCGCGGTGCTTGTCGGCATTCTGCTGTTTGCCTGTGGTGTGTCGCTTGTCAGCGGTCCCACGGGTGTCGGCATTTCCGAACTCTGGGCTTATCTCACCGGCGGTGCTGCGGAACTCGATGCGCGTGACAGGGTCATTCTCGAGGCGGTGCGCCTGCCGCGCACGGCGCTCGGCATGTTGATCGGCGCGGGGCTTGGCGTCTCGGGCGCGATGATGCAGGGGCTGTTCCGCAATCCGCTTGCCGATCCCGGCATTGTCGGTGTCACTTCGGGTGCCGCGCTGTTTGCGGTTGCGGCCATTTCTCTCGGGGAAGGCGCGCTTGCCACGGTCGCCGTGTTTTTCGGACCGCATTTCCTGCCGCTGATGGCGTTTTTCGGCGGGCTTTTGAACACCTGGGTGCTTTATCTCATCGCCACGAAGGACGGGGCGACCTCCACCACCACGCTCATTCTGGCCGGTATCGCGGTGGCGGCAATCAGCGGTGCGCTGACGGGCCTGATGATCTTCGTGGCCGACGACCGGGCGCTGCGCGACATCACCTTCTGGTCGCTCGGTTCGCTCGGCGGGGCCACTCCCGCCAAGGTTCTCGCGACCTTGCCCTTTATCGTCATCGTGCTCGCCATCATTCCCTTCGTCGCCAGGGGGCTGGATGCGCTGATCCTTGGCGATGCGGCGGCTTTCCACATGGGCATTCCCGTGCAGCGACTGAAGCGGGTCGTCATTCTGGCCGTTGCCGCCGCCTGCGGCGCGAGCGTGGCGGCTGCCGGCTCCATCGGTTTTGTCGGCATCGTCGTGCCACATCTGCTGCGGCTCGCCATCGGCCCGTCGCACCGTTTCCTGCTGCCGGCCTCGGCACTTGGCGGGGCCGCACTTCTGCTTCTCGCCGATAGTTTTGCCCGCACCGTCGCAGCACCGGCGGAATTGCCCATCGGCGTGGTCACGGCTTTGATCGGCGCGCCGGTCTTCCTGTTCCTGCTGCTTGGCCGGGGCGGATTTTCCATGCGGAACATGCCATGA
- a CDS encoding heme ABC transporter ATP-binding protein, with amino-acid sequence MIRAENLTLIRSGRRLLDAVNVDLKPGKVNVIIGPNGAGKSTLMKVLSGEMHAEAGSVTYNDVALPLFTPVQLARIRAVLPQNTQLAFPFTALEIVRMGAVAQGSRAPEEQARRALTKAGLRGFEQRSYNMLSGGEQQRVQFARALAQVPHPVENGEVRALFLDEPTASLDIGHQIAVLETARDFAAGGGLVLAILHDLNLAAEFADQLIVMHGGRVTASGPSLETISDETIARVYGIGGVVGRLPARHIPYVLPQSRHR; translated from the coding sequence ATGATCCGGGCCGAAAACCTCACCCTCATCCGTTCCGGCCGCCGCCTGCTCGACGCGGTCAACGTCGATCTGAAGCCGGGCAAGGTCAATGTCATCATCGGTCCGAACGGCGCCGGAAAATCGACGCTGATGAAGGTTCTCTCGGGCGAGATGCACGCCGAGGCGGGGTCGGTAACCTATAATGATGTTGCCCTGCCGTTGTTCACACCGGTTCAGCTTGCGCGCATCCGCGCCGTCCTGCCGCAGAATACCCAGCTGGCCTTTCCTTTCACCGCGCTCGAAATCGTGCGCATGGGCGCTGTCGCGCAAGGGTCGCGCGCGCCGGAAGAGCAGGCCCGCCGGGCGCTCACCAAGGCCGGGCTTCGCGGGTTCGAACAGCGTTCCTACAATATGCTGTCGGGCGGCGAGCAGCAGCGTGTGCAATTTGCCCGCGCTCTCGCGCAGGTGCCACATCCGGTGGAAAACGGCGAAGTGCGGGCGCTGTTTCTCGATGAGCCGACGGCCAGTCTCGATATTGGCCACCAGATCGCGGTGCTGGAAACGGCGCGCGATTTCGCCGCTGGCGGCGGCCTGGTGCTTGCCATCCTGCATGACCTCAACCTTGCGGCGGAATTTGCCGATCAACTTATCGTCATGCACGGCGGCCGCGTGACGGCGAGCGGTCCTTCGCTGGAAACGATCAGCGACGAGACGATCGCCAGGGTCTATGGCATTGGCGGCGTCGTCGGACGGCTGCCCGCGCGGCATATTCCTTATGTGCTGCCGCAGTCGCGGCACCGCTGA
- a CDS encoding YbaN family protein, producing MRLLYLCLGWLMVATGIVGAFLPVLPTTPFLLLALWCFSRSSPKLEAWLLAHPRFGPSLRRWRERGAIARKAKIAALSAMCASYAAFWFLSEPPALRAAIVAAVMLGSALFIVTRPES from the coding sequence ATGCGCCTTCTGTACCTCTGTCTTGGCTGGCTTATGGTCGCGACCGGCATTGTCGGCGCGTTTCTTCCCGTTTTGCCCACCACCCCATTCCTGCTTCTGGCGCTCTGGTGCTTTTCCCGCTCTTCGCCGAAACTGGAGGCATGGCTTCTCGCCCATCCCAGATTTGGCCCCTCGCTTCGCCGCTGGCGCGAGCGCGGCGCAATTGCCCGCAAGGCGAAGATCGCCGCCCTGTCTGCCATGTGTGCGAGTTACGCCGCCTTCTGGTTCCTGAGCGAACCGCCGGCGCTGCGCGCAGCAATCGTTGCCGCCGTCATGCTGGGCTCTGCACTCTTCATCGTCACCCGGCCGGAAAGCTGA
- a CDS encoding VOC family protein, with translation MAKLIHSMVRVLDEKRSVEFYKQAFGLEIAERAEFENFTLIYLSNAEGDFELELTVNRGREVPYALGDGYGHLAVSVANVDAEHQRFIDIGLSPGKIIEAEYKGQPFAKYFFICDPDGYKIEVLQRGNRFK, from the coding sequence ATGGCCAAGCTGATCCACTCGATGGTCCGGGTGCTGGACGAAAAGCGTTCGGTGGAATTTTACAAACAGGCTTTCGGGCTCGAGATTGCGGAACGCGCCGAGTTCGAAAATTTCACGCTGATCTATCTCAGCAATGCCGAAGGCGATTTCGAACTGGAACTGACCGTCAATCGGGGTCGTGAAGTGCCTTATGCGCTGGGCGACGGCTACGGCCACCTCGCCGTCAGTGTTGCCAATGTGGATGCCGAACATCAGCGCTTTATCGATATCGGCCTGTCTCCGGGCAAGATCATCGAAGCCGAATACAAGGGCCAGCCTTTCGCGAAATATTTCTTCATTTGCGATCCGGATGGTTACAAGATCGAAGTGCTGCAGCGCGGCAACCGGTTTAAGTAA
- the ung gene encoding uracil-DNA glycosylase has protein sequence MAEAGVKLEDSWKRVLSAEFASPYMLKLKDFLLAEKTAGKHIFPKGAEYFRALDLTPLDKVKVVILGQDPYHGIGQAHGLCFSVQPGVRIPPSLVNIYKELQSDLGIRPVNHGFLESWAKQGVLLLNSVLTVEESRAASHQGQGWEKFTDAVIRAVNNECEHVVFLLWGSYAQKKAAFVDQKKHLVLRSPHPSPLSAHNGFFGNGHFSKANAFLVSHGREPIDWQLPEMA, from the coding sequence ATGGCAGAGGCAGGCGTCAAACTCGAAGACAGCTGGAAACGTGTTCTTTCCGCCGAATTCGCCAGCCCCTACATGCTGAAGCTCAAAGATTTCCTGCTTGCCGAAAAAACCGCCGGCAAGCACATCTTTCCCAAAGGCGCCGAATATTTCCGGGCGCTGGATCTGACGCCGCTCGACAAGGTCAAGGTCGTCATTCTGGGACAGGATCCCTATCATGGAATTGGCCAGGCGCATGGCCTGTGCTTTTCGGTCCAGCCCGGCGTGCGCATCCCACCTTCGCTCGTCAATATCTACAAGGAATTGCAGAGCGATCTCGGCATTCGCCCGGTCAATCACGGCTTTCTGGAAAGCTGGGCGAAACAGGGCGTGCTTTTGCTCAACAGCGTGCTGACGGTGGAAGAATCGCGCGCCGCCTCGCATCAGGGGCAGGGCTGGGAAAAATTCACCGATGCCGTCATCCGTGCCGTCAATAACGAGTGCGAGCATGTGGTGTTCCTGCTCTGGGGATCCTACGCCCAGAAGAAGGCAGCCTTCGTGGACCAGAAAAAACATCTGGTGCTGCGTTCGCCGCACCCTTCGCCGCTTTCGGCCCATAACGGCTTTTTCGGCAATGGCCATTTCTCCAAGGCAAACGCCTTTCTGGTTTCCCACGGCCGCGAGCCGATCGACTGGCAATTGCCGGAGATGGCTTAA